The Amphiura filiformis chromosome 13, Afil_fr2py, whole genome shotgun sequence genome segment TTGAGAGACAGTGAGGGGTGAATTAACTCAAGGGGTGAGTTGACTCAGCTGAGATTGAGTGATGGATGAGTTGAGTCAGTTGAGAGAGTGAGTAATGGGTGAATTGACTCAGATGAGAGACAGTGAGGCGTGAATTAACTCAAAGGGTGAGTTGACTCAGCTGAGATTGAGTGATGAATGAGTTGAGACAGTTGAGAGAGTGAGTGATGGGTGAATTGACTCAGTTGAGAGACAGTGAGGTGTGAATTAACTCAAGGGGTGAGTTGACTCAGCTGAGATTGAGTGATGAATGAGTTGAGTCAGTTGAGAGAGTGAGTAATGGGTGAATTGACTCAGTTGAGAGACAGTGAGGCGTGAATTAACTCAAGGGGTGAGTTGACTCAGCTGAGATTGAGTGATGGATGAGTTGAGAGAGTGAGTGATGGGTGAATTGACTCAGATGAGAGACAGTGAGGCGTGAATTAACTCAAGGGGTGAGTTGACtcagctgatattgagtgatgaATGAGTTGAGACAGTTGAGAGAGTGAGTGATGGGTGAATTGACTCAGTTGAGAGACAGTGAGGCGTGAATTAACTCAAGGGGTGAGTTGACTCAGCTGAGATTGAGTGATGAATGAGTTGAGTCAGTTGAGAGAGTGAGTAATAGGTGAATTGACTCAGTTGAGAGACAGTGAGGCGTGAATTAACTCAAGGTGTGAGTTAACTCAGCTGAGATTGAGTGATGAATGAGTTGAGTCagttgagagagagagagagtgagtgaTGGGTGAATTGACTCAGTTGAGAGACAGTGAGGCGTGAATTAACTCAAGTGGTGAGTTGACtcagctgatattgagtgatgaATGAGTTGAGACAGTTGAGAGAGTGAGTGATGGGTGAATTGACTTAGTTGAGAGACAGTGAGGCGTGAATTAACTCAAGGGGTGAGTTGACTCAGCTGAGATTGAGTGATGGATGAGTTGAGAGAGTGAGTGATGGGTGAATTGACTCAGATGAGAGACAGTGAGGCGTGAATTAACTCAAGGGGTGAGTTGACTCAGCTGAGATTGAGTGATGAATGAGTTGAGTCAGTTGAGAGAGTGAGTGATGGGTGAATTGACTCAGTTGAGAGACAGTGAGGGGTGAATTGACTCAATTGAGAAAGTGAGTGATGGGTGACTTAACTTAGTTGAGGGAGTGAGTAATGGATGTACAGTTTAGCTAATGTGTTCTGCTATATGCATTAATATTgttggtgagtccagaatttgattcatattatattttctactactggatgactcaaaacattcataacctTATATGCCTGTTATCATACATATCtctttcattttattcatttcagGAACCATATTAAAGAAGAGCTAGACAACATcatcccacaaaatgagcacacTAACTCATGACCCACGACCATCAGTTGCACCCCCTGTGCCAATCAAATCAGAATTCATGGTGCCAGATGACTATATGAACGAAGTACAAGATCTCCCGGAAGACCTCCGAAGACGAAGTAGTGACTCTGGCAGCAGTGAGAAACAGTCCGATAGTGTCCATCGCGCCACCAATGGGTCATCACCAGGAAGCGTTGCTGATAAGACTGAGGAAGAGATGCAGCAGGGAGAAGAAAGATTGGGAAGAGATGGTGTGATGGATAGTGGTACCAATGGTACTGGCCATACTAATGGGAGTACAGGCCCCCAGCAACAGGTGAAGAGACCGGATGATGGGGAGGAGGCTTATGACAGCACAAATTCAAAACCCATAAATATGGTGAGTAGGGATGAATCTTGAGTTGTTATGGATATGGGGTGGGGAGTGGCCGAGTATGTTTGTTTGGAGTCTTTTGGAAGGAGGAGTGGTGCAGTTGAGCACACATCCTGGAGAGTGTGTTGAGGGATACATCCCAGAAGCTATAGGCTAGTGGATGGATGAAGCTTTTACTGGTATGAGTGGgtgagtaccgtaaaatggggtaacttcggtcagcggggtaactttggtcggtcaaatatatgtttttaaatggtcatattttcatacagcaatattgtttttagtcatatttggtgtcaatttgttaagaaatatgtttggaagaaataatagtcgctcatgtgtaatttccttgaaatttacgaaaaaagcgggatttttgaccaaaaatcagcatttttttacattttgttcagaaaaaataaaaatcaatatttgtgagcaaggatgtgtgtttgattaattttgcaaagtgtcaaatgtcacaaaaaacaacaacttgccctattcagcgaagatcaattttttgattttttttttccttcatggaatgtaatactgtgaccaaaattgccccaaaggcggggtaactttggtcaggtcatttttatcccctagggcacccttacaaaattattaaaaaatctttttcaactccaaggtgtagaagggaaccctaatgtcacaaaaagagttaattagaaatataattggttttgtttggaagcagtggtttaaaaactctgaaaagtgcccaaagttaccccattttacggtagttgGTTATGAGGTGGAGTAACAAGTGTTGACCATTAAGGCAATGGAAGTTGAGTgagatgggctattccatttcatcTTCCCTATGACATTGCTATCTTGATCCCGGTTGAAATATGGTCAACATGGGAAGTTTTTGCACTTTTCATATTAATTCTAATATTCAGCTGAAACCTCTagatcaggcttcctcaaatagatttgttgaagcgccacatgaaataaaaagaaaactgtaaagcgccactcaatggctgcgaagtcgcCGAGGGGGAGTTAGtttgaaatttgaggtgcaaatgatgccatttggtgcaacattttgtactattttagcctgtctttacaaggataacatgggaattgcattgtttaatgttgaaatatagaatattggagatattcctgcaaagtttgatcaaagggtttgatttatttttaatttgtattaaattttctaaaTGGCGCCAGGCGCCACTCAGGAAGCCACGCCACATGTATGCCATGCGCCACTATTTATGGACCCATGCTCTAGATAATGCTAAAATTCCAGTGGCTTTTAACACACCCACTTAGGTTCCTAGTAAGAAATTCTATTTTTAGATGAACATGTGGTTGGAATTCCAGAATATTCCTCAAGGGGTGgggttcaaatggaatagcctaagcACATGaccagcagtggcggcgccaggattttttggggggcatgggggggcaaattgaatttggggggcaaaattggcaattttgtgcaaaattaccgcATAAAATGTGGACATTTACGTGATTTGGGGGTTTAGtctcaaaagtgggggaggggggcaaactGGAATCACAGATATTCAAGGGTATCTGTGTTTAAAGGTGTTCATATTTTTGGCTGTGATTTTTGGTAATTatttgacccctattttttctctgGACAGGTTCAAGGTGAAGGTGGTAGAAGCACCAGTAGTCGTGATGATGTACCAGATGACAGCAAGTTTTTCCCAGATGACAGTAACAAGTTTTCCCCAGCTGCCCCTGACACACCCGAATGTAATTCGGTAAGTTTGCTTCCATTTGTACATCCAAAGGCATATATTGTATGGGGGGTACCAGGACTACCAAGCCAGGCGGTAGGCAAATTTTTGCAAATTGTACCGGTACAAATGCATGCAAAAATGATTAAATTTTAATGCTACAAATGAATGGGCCAAGATTAGGACAATTGTGGCGTAAAACCGGGCAAAAGGATGATGCATGTTGCAAATTTTGTCCAGTATTTTGAGTCAACTTCCCCACCTTGCCCCGATCAGGTATGCCTCTTCCGTATGCCTTTTCCGAGTGTAATGTACAGCAAGCCATGGGTCATAGCCAGGGGGACGTCAGATGTTGTGTGGGTGAGGAGGGGAGCTAtaattgtaatcatggtaatttgtGTCAAACATGTTGAGCTATATGTTGAGCTCAGCTGTGACACTTTTTACTTTAGGCTTTCACTTTATGTCTCTTTGTTTGAACAGCAATTGGACATGTCAGAAGACATGCTAGTTGCAAGCAGTAAACATTTCCAACCTTGCAGAGATTGTGAAGATAATCTTATACACACTCCACCGACACACCCCCTACTAATGCACCACTATGCTTACTGCACCTCATCATTCAGCTCATATCTTCTTGTTTCAGAGGATGTGCTAGTTGCAAGTAATGATGACTTCCAAAGACCATGAAGGTAATCTCACACGCACACCCCCTCCCCCAAATTGGTGATCTGTCCACACCCCACACCCCTTCATTCAGCTCATCatataattctcccctttttcaACAGCAATCAGAGGACATGCTTGCTGCCAATAATGATTACTTCCAGCCATGTAGAGATCGTGAAGGCAATCTGGTATTAGATGTAGACTGTGGCAGTAATAGTGGGTTCCTGTACATCAATAAACTGTGTCAAGGAAGCAAGGGACAATCTATATATTTCAATGTAAGTATTGGTGAAAACAAGAAAAttaatttaatgctctgcgtgctagccatgcgcttcaacggaaaaagttcaagttttgaaatattttctcaaaatatcaagagctatcttaagaactactgaaccaatactagccttgtttgtactcattttaatgcatttttcatgctgattccaaatattgtcatgaaaatttacatttctgaaatttttgaattttaaaattttttttgaaacatgtcgtctgcagtcgacacccgcgtgaagagagttaatcatCTGAAAAATGAGAGGCAGTAGAGCTttccactgatcatgctgatggctCATGCCAGCTCAATTTTGACAATCTACCAGGCAGAAATAACTTACAGTGTGCATCTTTTTTTGGTATAAATTCAACCAAATTAATAGTGTAACATTGAAATGTCCTGGTATGGTAATTTTTGGATCTGATCATGTTTGCAGTAAGACCTTACATTCCCTCTACAAAATGTGCCCAGTGTTAGTATACCACCACCCAgtcccggggtactcaagtttggttttggtaggacgtgccgctgagattttggaagaggacccataaatataccaatttttcaagaaatttggacccatttatataccaaaagtcaaaattttcggccgaatttaaccaaaattgtcttagtttttacaaattttcccaaaatttgcggcacgtccccgtatggtcatttgtactgagtaccccccgggcacCCAGTATACTGAGACTGGACAAAATAGGATACACTTTTGTAATGTTCTTGCGCTTATCTATGCTTTAAACTCTCTCCACACCGGTGTCAACTGTGGACAAGCTCCAAAATTTTCTTTTGAAATGTGCACATTTCAGATTTGTAAATTTGCATGACCATGTGGAATAACTACGAAAAAtacattacaatgagtacaaacaagcctagtattggttcagtagtttttgagatagctcttgatattttgagaaaatatctcaaaactctgTATGATAAAGCCTATCCAACATGCAAAGTACATGATTCCAAAGCCTTTCTAAAATGTCTTCTATTTACCTAACAGGGAAAATGGTTCACACCCAATGAGTTCCAATACATCAGTGGACGGGAGACAGCTAAGGACTGGAAGAGGAGTATCAGACACAGGGGTAAATCACTTAAGATACTCATGAGTAGAGGATTGCTGAGTGTGCATACATCAGCCGCTAGTGAATGCAGCAACTGCAAGATGAACATGGCTATGGTGAGTTTATAGTAGCCCATGGGAGGGGGAGGGATGGGGAGGGGTAGGGGACAGGAAGGGGAGGGACATGTTATGATATGGCTATGGAGGGAAGGAAGTAAATCACTAAAGATACTCATGAGTAGAGGAAATATGCTGAGTGTACATACATCAGCCGCTAGTGAGTGCAGCAACTGTAAGATGAACATGGCTATGGTGAGTTTATAGTGGCTCATGGGAGGGGAGGGATGGGTAGgcagggcggatttagggggcgcAGCCGGGCGCGCGCCCTctatttttgactagcaaagggcgcggtaacttacaaatacaaaattgtaagaaatttaaaaaaagggaacaaattcggccatgaacagcaaacaatgggccaaaaccgttgagttttcgagggggtaaccccctttaacacatttttttcgtcgtcgaccaaaaggcgccccctttatcaaaaattcctggatccgaccctggtaGGGGTTGGGTAGGGGAGGGACATGTTATGATATGGCTATGGAGGGGAAGGAAGTAAATCACTAAAGATATTCATATGAGATGGTGGTTGCTGAGTGTACATAGATCAGCCTAGTGGTGAGTTTATAGTAGCCCAAGGGTGAGGGGAGTGGGAGGGGCATGATTagctatagggttagggttaccaTTATAAGGTTAGTGTTAGGTATAGGGTTTGGCTcagggttagggtcagagttaggattagggtcagTGTTatgtttaggtttaggattagggcttaggttataggactaatgaccctttggactaatGGGTTGTATCCGTTAAAATGGTCCACTCTTTGTGACAGGTGATTTACTCTGGAATATAACATATATCTACTTTGGGCCTTAGAGCCAAAACCatctatgtccacaattacataatgcatggtcacttaaacagttagctAGATGCAAGTTAACATGCATTGCATATCCATCCATAATCATccatttgttgccaaaatgagtaacatgtaattgtggacttAGACGGTTCTGGCTCTAAACCCCAGATATTAAGTGAAAAAGTGGAAAAGCAGTGACATCACTCCCAAACTTCAAGTGAACCAACCAATAGTCAATAACTTTGTTTCCTTTTTGCTTTCAGAGTCGTGTGAGGTATTCAGAGAAGAAATCTATATCAAATAATAGGTTATTAACAGTTCCTAGCAGTACAACTATGTCCACAGTGTTAGACAAATCACATAGACGATCTGTGTAAGTGTAATAGAAgacatttggggctaaaatggtctgaaatttaaatttttaaaagtaccagtaaaatcagaacaaaatatgctaaatttcaatattgctgactttggtctgattggatcatgTAACAAATGGTttacaagttcaaaggtcagcaACTGTCTGTAACGCACCAGGATCTTTATCAGCAACTGTCTGTAACGCACAATGATCTTTATCAGCAACTGTCTGTAACGCACAATGATCTTTATCAGCAACTGTCTGTAACGCACAATGATCTTTATCAGCAACTGTCTGTAACGCACCAGGATCTTTATCAGCAACTGTCTGTAACGCACAATGATCTTTATCAGCAACTGTCTGTAACGCACAATGATCTTTATCAGCAACTGTCTGTAACGCACAATGATCTTTATCAGCAACTGTCTGTAACGCACAATGATCTTTATCAGCAACTGTCTGTAACGCACAATGATCTTTATCAGCAACTGTCTGTAACGCACAATGATCTTTATCAGCAACTGTCTGTAACGCACAATGATCTTTATCAGCAACTGTCTGTAACGCACAATGATCTTTATCAGCAACTGTCTGTAAcgcacaacccagcaaacacaaaaacgttttaaaaacgtttttaataagttatattttggcttttggtttacataaaaacgttttaataacattaaaatgtcgggttatataaaggtcatgaaaacgttttaaaacgttttgtatgaaaacacactacagcaatatttttaaaaggttttcaaaaatgttattgtaaactatttttgcaaacattttatgccaaatattttgtcaacacttaaataacattatgttaaaatatttgaacccagcaaacacagaaatgttcttaaaatgtttttttcaaaacattttaataacatttaaatgtcgagttatataaaggtcatgaaaacgttttaaaagcgttatttcaaatattttgggcaaacatttttataaaatattttttcaactccccaaaataacattctgtttagaatgttttgtatcaagttttcaaaaatgttttggaatgttattaaaacgtttttataccctttatataacccgacatttaaacgttttctgtaaaacatttttgtttgctgagcagtagattatcacaaaatgatttttaatgttatgaaaacgttttatacccttaatataccctttatataacccgacattttaacgttttctgacaaccttttatatccttttgcgaatgatgtcgaaaacgttttgtgtttgctgggaatgatCTTTATCAGCAACTGTCTGTAACGCACAATGATCTTTATCAGCAACTGTCTGTAACGCACAATGATCTTTATCAGCAACTGTCTGTAACGCACAATGATCTTTATATGCAATTGCGCTGTATAAATCTGTTTTTAACCTTCTCCAAGCAGGTATTGACTGCAGATGAAAAGGTTCCAAATTTttgttacaaattcaaaaatttcagaattgcacattaccatatttggaatcaacatgcaaaatgcatacaaatgagtacaaacaagcctagtattggttcagtggttcttaaaatagctcttgatattttgagaaaatattatataaaagcatgcagaacattaatgttttgttttgtttgctctATTACAGAGAGACGGATTCAGGTTCACTCAATCATATCATCAGCCAACTTCATCAAACCAACGGCTTTGCAAGTGACTCATCTAGAAAGCGTGTTCTCTTACTTGAAATGGGCGGTGATAACAAGCGCCCTCGCAGTGCATCATCGATGGAAGATGACATCTATGAAGAGCAGCAGAGAAGAATATTTGAGGCAGCGAACTCGCCTGAACCACAAATGATCGGTAAGAAAAGCAAGTGCTTCTTTTATCAGTCAAgaataataggtaaattttcatgggaaaattttctggacacgtgaccaatgcgtatcaatgtgaatgtaacctcgagcctgatctctgacccccggcgggccggcggtgacctcgctattcaagtcttagtaattttgaattggaatagtatttttgaccgcaatattgatagaaatttgtgcattgcaaatttattaaatattatgttctcttaatttcttcacaatatcatcaaaacgtaatttcaaaaatatctatctacggaaaaaaatatttatctacggaaactcttaccataatattattaacttgcgacaagtaacttattttttcatcaaagaaggaattcttcctattcaaatacattggaagaacacccactgtgctcggggtcacattccataatgctaatatgtctgcgcccatgggtgtcaccaggggcggcgccagggtattttgatagggggggcaaaacaattttggaaaatgtttaTGCAGCGCGAAAGCGTTGCCCGTCGCGCTAGctagaaatttttcaaaatgaaagcacaaatgaagccatttgatgcaccattttcaccctttttagggttatttaattattttccaaccgcatgtttttatggatttcaatCACCGtgcccgactttcagcccgctggtattaggcatggacctacttaatttggcaacaaaataagttcatggtacaaatgtgcacgaagtgaaatatggtggaaacgtGAAATAAAATCGCGCGAAGCGGGaaaaaatttggcactttttaggccaaaatgaccaaatatgaggttactttggtcagaaacccacatacaggcgtcaacattggggaatgattgtatggaccacctaccctatcaaaatattgggggatttaggTTTATACCCCACACCCGGTCGGACGCCTCTGGTCGCAAGCGTGGTGTATGTTAAGTCAGGTACATTGTATATGACATTTTAATAAATTGCACGATATAATGATATGAATGGGGgtcttgaggttggaaatatttcaagttgAAAGCCGCAATCAAGAGCATAGGCGGGAGGTAGTCgccccctatgatcactaaaagcgGAAAAGGTCCACCGTTTGCGAGCGTCATAGCGAggaaaaaaacagtttttatgctttttcagtcagaaaagggacaaaatttgcccattcgcgagtgtagcgagcgaaaGTAGTTGGGAGAAGGCAAAAGAGaccatgtgacttttatggggggaaatttgccaaaaatgggcccaaaatattaaaaccaacaactttaaaaccgcgtaggtcagcattccacaaggggcaagatgtccgaagggggagtttcctccttctaaccatggccagggaggggaattgctccttttcttcttctccctcctctctttttctcccctcccttttctctctccttcttctctttctctttttccttcgttttacctcttttttgaaaatcatagggggggcaattgccccccttgccccccctgtggcgccgcccctgggtgtcacgtgtccagaaaattttcccgtgaaaatttacctattaattctgactgtttaTGTTTAAACCTATATATGTTATAGCCCCAAAGGGTATACACATGCCTATTCAAAAAttcaataaacaaaacaaaaatcaacctGAAAATGGAGCATCacaaataggtcaaactatactttttctgaatactTTACGCCCAGAGGAATTCACTGGAGGGGCTTtccataataataaataaattttggatttataaagcgacTTTCTCCAGatcgctgtaatttcgctgcaatggtgaatcatcacaatcagatcgcaccAACTAGGTTGCTGCGAgcagcgcacacctatccgcatttagattgtaacatccaccaattatctgtgcagctccccaaattccattgggtgaaggaagttttgataactaaacaactaatcaccgatttttgcgatacaggaggaaaccggagatcccgaagaaaacctgcgagagcgtagtatggaatcgggataaaccaagtgcacatgagtccttgggcgcgccgggcttgaacctgtgacctcagtggtgcaaagtgaGGGAATTACCTCTGCGCCAACTCGCCCTCCCATGCTAAGTCTGTATCCAGCAGTGTCTCTTTAAAATGAGAATTTGCCCCTTTTTTTATTCTTAGAATTGACCTAAAACACCTCTCTGATCTTTTGGTGTATCTTTATGATTCAACCGTTTCTAGATCCCTTTTGGGTTGGTGGGTCCTCAGGTACTATGTATCAGTAAAGTGAACTGAGGTGAATTCAGGGAAGAATTACCATCAATTAATTTGAATCATTATGTGTTTACACTATCAGTAAATTGAAGTTCAATTCAGGAAAATTGAAACAAAGTTGAttcaacaaacaaacatgtatgaAAAATAATATCGACTGATTGGATAGGGACAAATTCAATTGGActtgatgggctattccagttgaaatccatacaccctctatagatttcaaatggagtcacccattctggtaacctatttgaaattcacactcccggtGTGGGAAG includes the following:
- the LOC140167892 gene encoding uncharacterized protein isoform X2, which gives rise to MSTLTHDPRPSVAPPVPIKSEFMVPDDYMNEVQDLPEDLRRRSSDSGSSEKQSDSVHRATNGSSPGSVADKTEEEMQQGEERLGRDGVMDSGTNGTGHTNGSTGPQQQVKRPDDGEEAYDSTNSKPINMVQGEGGRSTSSRDDVPDDSKFFPDDSNKFSPAAPDTPECNSQSEDMLAANNDYFQPCRDREGNLVLDVDCGSNSGFLYINKLCQGSKGQSIYFNGKWFTPNEFQYISGRETAKDWKRSIRHRGKSLKILMSRGLLSVHTSAASECSNCKMNMAMSRVRYSEKKSISNNRLLTVPSSTTMSTVLDKSHRRSVETDSGSLNHIISQLHQTNGFASDSSRKRVLLLEMGGDNKRPRSASSMEDDIYEEQQRRIFEAANSPEPQMIENMRRSLNISTGDSGPSSPASLSPPSLEDQVNGVTSDDRDFILRSPQSLTKHQNKSSRKQNSPQHIDLTNSEREANRSPHVLFGSGSTTGSNSYHKQSVMRPRYHSQAYNLSRNSTSNPIFLLHPILQISFPSLQFIQEFHQ
- the LOC140167892 gene encoding uncharacterized protein isoform X1, yielding MSTLTHDPRPSVAPPVPIKSEFMVPDDYMNEVQDLPEDLRRRSSDSGSSEKQSDSVHRATNGSSPGSVADKTEEEMQQGEERLGRDGVMDSGTNGTGHTNGSTGPQQQVKRPDDGEEAYDSTNSKPINMVQGEGGRSTSSRDDVPDDSKFFPDDSNKFSPAAPDTPECNSQSEDMLAANNDYFQPCRDREGNLVLDVDCGSNSGFLYINKLCQGSKGQSIYFNGKWFTPNEFQYISGRETAKDWKRSIRHRGKSLKILMSRGLLSVHTSAASECSNCKMNMAMSRVRYSEKKSISNNRLLTVPSSTTMSTVLDKSHRRSVETDSGSLNHIISQLHQTNGFASDSSRKRVLLLEMGGDNKRPRSASSMEDDIYEEQQRRIFEAANSPEPQMIENMRRSLNISTGDSGPSSPASLSPPSLEDQVNGVTSDDRDFILRSPQSLTKHQNKSSRKQNSPQHIDLTNSEREANRSPHVLFGSGSTTGSNSYHKQSVMRPRYHSQAYNLSRNSTSNITPNDTSRRTQSLITPSTKTPMIELTRPDLAPNSNGSGTSLSERSRASGVTSTSQVADDGPVTSRRLSGGDAVFVPSDMSSWTVDDVVQFVQSLKGCEEYAQLFREQAIDGEILPVLTEDHLLQTMGMKLGPALKIRLHIAKRLGFTLNGQYCSLKTPYEDVH